TCAATTAGCTGTAATAACAATAGCACAAAAAATAAAAATAATCCACCTAATGATAAGCCAAATAAAGGATTGTCAAACCAAGTTGATTTGCTTAATAAGGTTCAAAAGCAAACGATTAATTATTTTTGGGAAGGTGCAGAACCAAATTCTGGCTTAGCTAGAGAGCGTTTGCACATGGATGGTGTATATCCAACCTCTCCAAAAAACACGGTGACTACAGGTGGAAGTGGTTTTGGATTAATGGCTATTTTGGTAGGTGTTGAACGTGGTTGGATTTCAAGAGAAGAGGCATTAAATAGATTTATAAAAATCGTTAATTTTCTTGAAAAAGCAGATCGTTTTCATGGTGCTTGTACTCATTGGATAGACGGAGAAACTGGAAAAGTATATCCTTTTAGCAAAAAAGACGATGGCGGTGATTTAGTTGAAACTGCATTTCTCATACAAGGTCTTCTGACTGTGGCTGAGTATTACAGAGATGGAAACGAACTTGAAAAAAATCTTGTCAAAAAGATAGAAAAACTTTGGAAAGAAGTAGAATGGAATTGGTACACCAAAGGCAACGAAGATGTCTTATATTGGCATTGGTCGCCTAAATATGGTTGGGATATGAATTTTCCAGTGGGTGGCTATAATGAATGTTTAATCATGTATATACTTGCTTCCGCTTCTCCTTCACATCCAATCTCTAAAGAGGTTTACGATAAAGGTTGGGCTAGAAACGGCAATATAGTTTCACAGGACAGCTATTATGGTGAAGACTTGGTTCTTGATTATTATCAACACGATGATGCTCAGATTGGACCTCTGTTTTGGGCTCATTATTCCTTCATGGCTCTCAATCCTCATGGTCTTTCAGACCAATATGCAGATTATTGGAAGTTAACCCAAAATCAAGCAAAAATTCATTATAAATATGCTTTGGATAATCCTAAAGAATTCGAAGGATATGGAGATAGTCTATGGGGACTAACCTCTAGCTATTCCATAAACGGATATTATGGACACAGACCAGGAAAAGACATAGGAGTGATTTCTCCAACTGCAACCTTATCATCATTTCCATATACACCAGAAGCCAGCATGAAATTTTTAAAAAATATTTATAAAAACCACGATTCCTTGATTGGTAAATATGGTCCTTATGATGCATTTAGCTTCGAGCATAATTGGTATTCACCAAGATACTTAGCTATTGACCAAGGACCAATTCTCGTAATGATTGAAAATTATAGAACAGGATTATTATGGAATTTATTTATGAAAAATAAAGATGTGCAAGCTGGTTTGGATAAGTTAGGTTTTAAAATTGAATAAAAATAATTAAATGAAAAGATTCTATTACGTTTTAATGATAGCTGTTTTTACCAGTTGTGGTGGTGATGAAACCTCGGACTTACAAGAATCTGAAGACCCAAATGATGATCCCGTTGTGTCATTGACAGATGAGCAATTAATGGATTTAGTTCAACAAGAGACATTTAAATATTTTTGGGACTTCGCTGAAAGTAATTCAGGAGCAGCTCGGGAACGTTATCATCCCAACGATCCGTCTAACAGTGAAAATGTAGTGACAACTGGTGGAAGTGGTTTCAGTCTTATGGCTATTATTGTAGGTATTGAACGCGGTTACATTTCCCGTGCTGAAGGCGTAGGAAGATTAAATCAAATTCTTGATTTTTTTGAAAATGCAGATCGTTTTCATGGTGCTTGGCCACACTGGATAGATGGAACTTCAGGAAATGTTTTACCTTTTAGCACTCAAGACAATGGAGGTGATATAGTAGAAACTGCACTATTTGTTCAAGGTCTTATTTGTGTTAAAGAATATTTAAAAAACGGTAACCAAGAAGAACAGAACATTGCAAATCAAGCTGATATGCTTTGGAAAGACGTAGAATGGAATTGGTACACCAATGGACAAAATAAAATGATATGGCACTGGAGTCCTAATCATGGATTTGCAATAAATTTAGAATTAAAAGGCTATAATGAAACGCTAATTACATTTATTTTAGGGGCAAGATCTCCAGACTATGCAATATCTACAGAAGTTTATAACCAAGGCTGGGCAAACAATGGTGCTATTGTGTCATCAGCGGTTCAGTTTGGTATCCCATTAATTTTAGATCATGTTGGTTCTGGCACAGGACCTTTGTTTTGGTCGCACTATTCATATCTAGGTCTAAACCCTACTAATCTTAGCGATCAGTATGCCAATTATTGGGATCTCAATGTCAACCACACCAATATTAATTATCAGCATTGTGTGAATAATCCCAATAATTACGAAGGTTATAGTCCAGATTGTTGGGGATTAACAGCAAGCTATACTAGAAATGCTGATGGTTCCGTTGGCTATACTGCTCATGATCCTGAAAATGATACTGGTGTCATCTCGCCGACTGTCGCCATTAGTTCTATCAATTATACTCCTGAGAAGTCTTTAGCAGAATGCGTCATTTTTATGATAATAACCTCATGGGATCTGCTGGTTTCTACGATGCTTTTAGTCCACATTTCAACAATTGGGTAACGGAACGTTATTTGGCCATCAATCAATACCCACAAATTATAATGATCGAAAATTATAGAACAGGACTGTTGTGGGATTTATTTATGCAGAATGATGATGTCCAAAATGGATTAGATACTTTAGGATTTACGTATTAGAAGATAATTATGAAACATTTAAAATCAGTTTTGGTACTTGTGTCTGTTATTTGTTGCTCTGTTACAATGGCTCAAAATGAATTGTATGAAGAAGAGTTTTATATATTAGACAGTGATACGCTGCAATATAGAATCATGTATCCCAACAATTTTTCAGAAGATCAGAAATATCCTGTCGTTCTATTTTTACACGGTGCAGGAGAACGAGGAAGTGATAACAAGAAACAATTAACACACGGCAGTAAATTATTCTCAGATAAAACCAATCGTGGAGCATTTCCAGCAATCGTAATTTTTCCTCAATGTCCCAAAAACAGTTATTGGTCTAATGCGGAAGTTGATAGAAGTAGTTTTCCGATACGCTTAGTATTTCCAAAAGATAAGGAAGCCACTAAACCAATGCAATTAGTTGTTGATTTGATGAAAGATTTGACTTCAAAGCCTTATGTGAATACTAATAAAGTTTACGTTGGTGGCTTATCCATGGGTGGTATGGGAACATTTGAAATCCTTTCTAGACAGCCCGATATGTTTGCGCACGCATTTGCCATTTGTGGAGATGGTAATGCAGAATTGACTAAAAATTATGCTGATAAAGTGGATATGTGGATTTTTCATGGTGCTCAGGATAATGTTGTAAACCCTAAAGGTTCGTTAAAAATGGTTGAGGCAATTTTAGAAAATGGGGGTAAACCAAACTTTACTCTATATTCAGATGCAAATCACAACAGTTGGGATTCTGCTTTTGCAGAACCAAATTTATTAACTTGGCTTTTTTCTAAATCTAAAAAATAAGGAATGTATAAACTTGAAATAAAATTGATACTTACAGTAATTATTGCAACTATGATGTCTTCTTGTGAAACAAAAGACAGCAAAATATTATCAGATAAAACTAACAGTATTTATAGTGAAAAAGTAGATTCCATAATCAGTTTAATGACATTGGATGAAAAAATCGGTCAATTAAATCTTCCAGCAACTGGTCCTATTACTACTGGTTCTTCAAAAAGTACAGATGTTGTTGAAAAAATAAAAGAAGGTAAAATTGGAGTACTTTTCAATTTGAAAGATCCAAAAAACATATATGAAGTTCAAAAAATTGCTGTAGAAAAAAGCCGATTAGGTATTCCTTTAATTTTTGGCATGGATGTGATTCATGGTTTTAAAACAACATTTCCGATTCCATTGGGATTGTCTTGCTCTTGGGATTTAGAGATGATTGAAAAAACTGCCAAAATAGCAAGATCAGAAGCAAGTGCAAATGGTATTAATTGGACGTTTTCACCTATGGTTGACATATCTCGTGATCCACGCTGGGGAAGAGTTTCAGAAGGAAATGGCGAAGACCCATATCTGGGAAGTGAAATTGCACGTGCTATGGTACGCGGTTATCAACAAAATGATTTAAGTGCAAATAACACATTAATGGCTTGTGTGAAACACTTTGCTCTCTACGGTGCAGTAGAAGCTGGTAGAGATTATAACACGGTAGATATGAGCCGTATAAGAATGTACAACGAATATTTACCTCCTTACAAAGTCGCTATAGAAGAAGGTGTTGGTTCTGTGATGGTCGCGTTCAATGAAATTGATGGTGTGCCAGCTACTGGCAATAAATGGTTGCTGACCGATTTATTACGTGATGATTGGGGATTTGATGGTTTTGTAGTGTCTGATTACACGGGAATTTATGAAATGATGGAGCACGGAATGGGAGACGAATATATGGTGACGTCTCTGGCATTAAAAGCTGGATTAGATATGGATATGGCAGGTGACTCGCCTCATATTGACGTCGCTTATATCAAACAACTTAAGGGAGCTTTGGATCAAGGAAAAATTTCAATGGAGCATATCGATAGAGCTGTAGGTCGCGTACTCAAAGCAAAATTCCAGTTGGGATTATTTGATGATCCATACAAATATTGCAGTCTTGAAAGGGCTAAACAAGAAACATATACTCAAAAAAACAGAGATTATGCTCGACTCGTAGGTGCAGAATCTATGGTTTTACTTAAAAATAAAAATCAACTGTCGCCTCTAAAAAAATCTGGGACAATTTCAGTTATAGGACCTTTAGCTAAAGCCAGCAATAATATGCCTGGAACATGGAGTGTTTCTACAGATCACGAAAAAGCCATTTCGGTTTGGGATGGTCTAAAAGAGTCTGTTGGCGATCAAGTTAATTTATTATATGCCAAAGGAAGTAACATCACTAAAGACTTAGATTTAGAAAAACGGGTTACGATGTTTGGCAAAGATATTCCAAGAGATGGTAGAACAGATCAACAACTTTTAAATGAAGCTATAGCTGTTGCCAATAAATCAGACGTTATTATTGCGACTATAGGTGAGTCTTCAGAATTTAGTGGTGAAAGTAGCAGTAGAACAAATTTAAAAATACCTGATGTGCAAAAAGATTTACTAAACGCACTGCTTAAAACTGGTAAACCAGTTGTATTGGTACTTTTTACTGGCAGACCCCTAAATATAGTAGAAGAAAATAAAAAAGTACCAGCAATTTTAAACGCTTGGTTTCCAGGTAGTGAAGCTGGCTTATCGATTTCTGATGTGCTGTTTGGGGATGTTAATCCATCGGGAAAACTAACAATGACATTCCCAAGAAATGTCGGTCAGCTACCATTATTTTACAATCACAAAAATACAGGACGACCTTTGGGTAATTCGGAAGGGAAGTTCGAAAAATTTAAATCTAATTACTTAGATGTTCGTAACGAACCTTTATATCCTTTTGGATATGGTTTAAGTTACACAACATTTAAATATGGGGATTTAACTTTAGATAAAACATCGATTACAAAAAACGACGAATTAAAAGTATCAGTAGATATTACAAATACTGGAGATTATGATGGCAAGGAAATCGCACAACTTTACATTAGAGATGTTGTAGGCACGGTCACT
This genomic window from Flavobacterium sp. CS20 contains:
- a CDS encoding glucoamylase family protein, translated to MKYLKSILFFVWSAILCISISCNNNSTKNKNNPPNDKPNKGLSNQVDLLNKVQKQTINYFWEGAEPNSGLARERLHMDGVYPTSPKNTVTTGGSGFGLMAILVGVERGWISREEALNRFIKIVNFLEKADRFHGACTHWIDGETGKVYPFSKKDDGGDLVETAFLIQGLLTVAEYYRDGNELEKNLVKKIEKLWKEVEWNWYTKGNEDVLYWHWSPKYGWDMNFPVGGYNECLIMYILASASPSHPISKEVYDKGWARNGNIVSQDSYYGEDLVLDYYQHDDAQIGPLFWAHYSFMALNPHGLSDQYADYWKLTQNQAKIHYKYALDNPKEFEGYGDSLWGLTSSYSINGYYGHRPGKDIGVISPTATLSSFPYTPEASMKFLKNIYKNHDSLIGKYGPYDAFSFEHNWYSPRYLAIDQGPILVMIENYRTGLLWNLFMKNKDVQAGLDKLGFKIE
- a CDS encoding alpha/beta hydrolase-fold protein, with amino-acid sequence MKHLKSVLVLVSVICCSVTMAQNELYEEEFYILDSDTLQYRIMYPNNFSEDQKYPVVLFLHGAGERGSDNKKQLTHGSKLFSDKTNRGAFPAIVIFPQCPKNSYWSNAEVDRSSFPIRLVFPKDKEATKPMQLVVDLMKDLTSKPYVNTNKVYVGGLSMGGMGTFEILSRQPDMFAHAFAICGDGNAELTKNYADKVDMWIFHGAQDNVVNPKGSLKMVEAILENGGKPNFTLYSDANHNSWDSAFAEPNLLTWLFSKSKK
- the bglX gene encoding beta-glucosidase BglX, translating into MYKLEIKLILTVIIATMMSSCETKDSKILSDKTNSIYSEKVDSIISLMTLDEKIGQLNLPATGPITTGSSKSTDVVEKIKEGKIGVLFNLKDPKNIYEVQKIAVEKSRLGIPLIFGMDVIHGFKTTFPIPLGLSCSWDLEMIEKTAKIARSEASANGINWTFSPMVDISRDPRWGRVSEGNGEDPYLGSEIARAMVRGYQQNDLSANNTLMACVKHFALYGAVEAGRDYNTVDMSRIRMYNEYLPPYKVAIEEGVGSVMVAFNEIDGVPATGNKWLLTDLLRDDWGFDGFVVSDYTGIYEMMEHGMGDEYMVTSLALKAGLDMDMAGDSPHIDVAYIKQLKGALDQGKISMEHIDRAVGRVLKAKFQLGLFDDPYKYCSLERAKQETYTQKNRDYARLVGAESMVLLKNKNQLSPLKKSGTISVIGPLAKASNNMPGTWSVSTDHEKAISVWDGLKESVGDQVNLLYAKGSNITKDLDLEKRVTMFGKDIPRDGRTDQQLLNEAIAVANKSDVIIATIGESSEFSGESSSRTNLKIPDVQKDLLNALLKTGKPVVLVLFTGRPLNIVEENKKVPAILNAWFPGSEAGLSISDVLFGDVNPSGKLTMTFPRNVGQLPLFYNHKNTGRPLGNSEGKFEKFKSNYLDVRNEPLYPFGYGLSYTTFKYGDLTLDKTSITKNDELKVSVDITNTGDYDGKEIAQLYIRDVVGTVTRPVRELKGFQKIFIKKGETVTVTFNISVEDLKFYNSNLDFVAEPGVFQVAIAPSSDFEFKKSFELID